CCGGCGAAGACAACCAATTTATTGCCTATATCGCCTATCCTTTGGACTTGTTTGAAGAAGGCTCTATCACCAACGTATTGACCTCTATCGTTGGTAACGTATTTGGTTTTAAAGCGTTGCGGGCACTGCGTCTAGAAGACATCCGCTTTCCTGTAGCTTACATCAAGACTTTCCAAGGACCTCCCCACGGTATCCAAGTTGAGCGTGACAAATTAAACAAATACGGTCGTCCGCTGTTGGGTTGTACAATCAAACCCAAATTAGGTCTGTCTGCTAAGAACTACGGACGCGCAGTATACGAGTGTTTGCGCGGTGGTTTGGACTTCACCAAAGACGACGAAAACATCAACTCCGCACCATTCCAAAGATGGCGCGATCGCTTCTATTTCGTTGCAGATGCTATTGCCAAAGCTCAAGCGGAAACCGGTGAAATCAAAGGTCACTACCTGAACGTTACCGCTCCCACCTGCGAAGAAATGCTGAAGCGGGCTGAGTACGCTAAAGAACTCAAACAGCCCATCATCATGCACGACTACCTGACCGCAGGCTTCACCGCTAACACCACCTTGGCTCGTTGGTGCCGCGACAACGGTGTCCTGCTACACATTCACCGGGCGATGCACGCTGTAATCGACCGTCAAAAGAATCACGGTATCCACTTCCGTGTATTGGCTAAAGCTCTACGCTTATCTGGTGGAGACCACATCCACACAGGTACCGTAGTTGGTAAATTGGAAGGTGAGCGCGGCATCACAATGGGCTTCGTTGACCTGTTGCGTGAAAACTACGTTGAGCAAGACAAGTCACGCGGTATTTACTTTACCCAAGACTGGGCTTCTCTACCTGGAGTATTGGCTGTTGCATCCGGTGGTATCCACGTATGGCACATGCCCGCATTGGTAGAAATCTTCGGTGATGACTCCGTACTACAATTCGGTGGTGGTACTTTAGGTCACCCCTGGGGTAACGCTCCTGGCGCTACCGCTAACCGCGTCGCCTTGGAAGCAGTTGTTCAAGCTCGTAACGAAGGACGTAACCTGGCTCGCGAAGGTAACGACATTATCCGCGAAGCAGCTAAGTGGTCTCCTGAACTAGCTGCAGCTTGCGAACTTTGGAAAGAAATCAAGTTCGAGTTTGAAGCAATGGATACCGTCTGATCACCGACTTAGGCGTTAAGAGTTAAGAGTTAAGAGTTAAATTAATTCATAACTCATAACTCATAACTCATAACTTTTGAGGGCTGGGGTCAAGCATGAATCTCAAGCAAATTGCGAAGGACACAGCCAAGACTATCCAACGCTACCTGACTTATCAGGCGCTGAGGACAGTACTGGCACAGCTAGGTGAAACAAATCCTCCATTACAACTTTGGCTACATAACTTTTCCGCCGACAAAATCCACGATGGAGAAGCATATATTGAGCAACTGTTGCGGGAGAAGCCAGAGTTAGCATTGCGAAT
The Gloeotrichia echinulata CP02 DNA segment above includes these coding regions:
- a CDS encoding form I ribulose bisphosphate carboxylase large subunit, which produces MSYAQTKTQAKTGYKAGVQDYRLTYYTPDYTPKDTDILAAFRVTPQPGVPFEEAAAAVAAESSTGTWTTVWTDLLTDLDRYKGRCYDIEPVPGEDNQFIAYIAYPLDLFEEGSITNVLTSIVGNVFGFKALRALRLEDIRFPVAYIKTFQGPPHGIQVERDKLNKYGRPLLGCTIKPKLGLSAKNYGRAVYECLRGGLDFTKDDENINSAPFQRWRDRFYFVADAIAKAQAETGEIKGHYLNVTAPTCEEMLKRAEYAKELKQPIIMHDYLTAGFTANTTLARWCRDNGVLLHIHRAMHAVIDRQKNHGIHFRVLAKALRLSGGDHIHTGTVVGKLEGERGITMGFVDLLRENYVEQDKSRGIYFTQDWASLPGVLAVASGGIHVWHMPALVEIFGDDSVLQFGGGTLGHPWGNAPGATANRVALEAVVQARNEGRNLAREGNDIIREAAKWSPELAAACELWKEIKFEFEAMDTV
- a CDS encoding chaperonin family protein RbcX, producing MNLKQIAKDTAKTIQRYLTYQALRTVLAQLGETNPPLQLWLHNFSADKIHDGEAYIEQLLREKPELALRIMTVREHIAAEITEFLPEMVQTGIQQANMEQRRQHLERITRIDTSNPSLSPEQQATKDPNLDNLSS